DNA sequence from the Terriglobales bacterium genome:
CAGAATGCCGGCTACAACCTGAGCCAGTATCCGCGGCGCGTGTATGGCTTCCCTTCCGGTAGTTGCGGCTGGTGGGGACTGGGCAACGTAGGCGGAAATCCGACGCATGCCTGGATCAATGGCACCTTCAGCCTCGCGGTGGTCGGTCACGAAATGGGCCACAACCTTGGCTTGTGGCACGCGCGTTCTTATGACTGCGGCACAACGACGCTCGCGGCAGGCTGCAGCATCGGCGAATACGGCGACAATTTCGACATCATGGGCAACGGCTACTACGAGCACTTCAGCGCATTCCAGAAGGAACGCCTGGGATGGCTGAACTATGGCAGCTCTTACCCGCTGCTGACGGTACAGTCGAGTGGCACGTACACAATCGAACCGTATGCGGCCATGACGAGCGGCTACAAGGCCCTGAAGATCCTCAAGAGCACCGACAGCTCCGGATACAAAACCTGGTATTACGTGGAGTTCCGCCGTCCGGTGGGCTTTGACGCAATGGGCATTATCGCCAACAACAGCAACGTAAGTAATGGTGTGCTCGTGCACACGGGCTATGAAGGCAACGGCAACAGCGCCAACCTGCTGGACATGCAACCCACAAGCACGGGCTGGAGCGGGCCGGCGTTGAGCGTCGGACAGACATTCTCGGATCCGGATTCAGGCGTGGCGGTCACGCTGGCATCGTCGAGCAGCACGGGGGCGACCCTCAACGTCTCGCTCACCGGCGCGCCCTGTACGAAGTCGAATCCCGCCGTGTCACTCTCTCCTTCGCAAAGCCAATGGATGGCGCCGGGTTCCACCGCCACCTACACGCTCAGCGTAAAGAACAACGATTCCACCAATTGCTCGGCCGCAACCTTCAATCTGGCGAATGTGGTCCCATCCGGCTGGGTTGGGTCCCTTGCCAGTTCGGCCATAGTCGTGAATCCGGGCACGAACGCATCGACGTCGCTGAAGGTTACCTCTCCTTCGGGCGCAACGAGCGGCTATTACAACTTCACCGCCAGTGCGGCAAACTCTTCGGCTACGAACTACGCTGCATCGACAACGGGCACTTATGTTGTGTCCAGTTCGATGGGCGTCACCGTTTCGACGGCACAGACGTCGTACTCGCGTAACACCACTGTACCTATCAGCGTTAGCGCGAGTGCGAACGGCGGGCCGGTGTCCGGTGCAAGCGTGAAGGTTTCCGTCACCAAGGCCAATGGCTCGGTCACGAACCTCAGCGGCACAACGGGCTCCAACGGCACTGTCACGTTGAACCTCAGGCTGAAGAAACAGGATTCGGTCGGCACCTACTCGGTGACGGCTACCGTGACCAGCGGATCGATCTCAGGAACAGCATCCTCCTCTTTCGTCGTGAAGTAGTCCCATCATTCCTCCTTCGGGCCACCGCTTCGGCGGTGGCTTTTTTGTTCACAAAGGCCTGTGAGTAAGATCACCGACTCTGGTGTCAACCTGTCTCAGACTCCCACCCAGAGGTGCTTTATGCCGATCATTGCTATGGGGGTGGTGGCCCTGATCGTGTTCGTGGTAATGGGCGCGATGCTGTTCTACGCGGCGTATGCCGAGACTAAGACTGAGCATGAGATAGCCCACAAGCAAGGTTCGAAGCCGGAGTTGAAGAGTCACGCCCCCACTGCGTGATTCGCTCACTGCGCTCCGGTCCAGCGGCATGGAAACACTGCGCAAGGTACTCCGCCCGCGCACGTCTCAGGAGGCGAGTTTCCATGCCGCTTTCATCTCCAGCCCTGTCCGCCGCCTGACCCCTTGCGATACACTGGACTGTAAGCTCCGAAACGGAGGAGCGAGTGAATACCCGCAGAATTCTTTCCAGCGTTCTACTTCTATTTACGATCGTCGTTCTGCTGTTGTGGTACGCGCGCAGCGACCGCCAGGTTTCCGCACGGCCGGTGGGACAGTCGATTGTGATTCCAACTCCACTGGGACTGCCTCCGGTACCGTTTCCCGCGGACAATCCGCCCACGGCCGAAACCGTTGCGCTTGGCCGGCAGCTTTACTACGACACCAGCCTTTCAGCGGACAACACCATAGCCTGCTCCACATGTCATGATCCGGCGTTTGGCTTTTCCGATCCGAAGCCGGTTTCCGAAGGCGTGCTGAAACGGACGGGCACACGGAATTCCCCGACGGTGCTGAACTCCGTTTACTTCTCCTCGCAGTTCTGGGATGGCCGTGCCGCGAGCCTGGAACAACAGGCCGAAGGTCCGATGCAGAATCCCGTCGAGATGGCCCACTCATTGCGTGGAGTGGAACAGAAACTAACCCAGAATCCCAGGTACGCCGAGGAATTCCGGAAGGCATTCGGTAACGGACCAATCACCATTCAGCGGGTGGTGAATGCGATCGCGGCTTTCGAGCGCACCGTGGTGAGCGGAAATTCCCCCTTCGATCGCTGGTACTACGGCAAAGATGAGAAGGCGGTCAGCGATTCGGTGAAACGAGGCTTCGAAGTATTCCGCGATCCTCATAAGGGCAACTGCCAGACGTGCCATACGGTGAACGAAAACTACGCTCTGTTCACCGACAACAAGTTCCACAACATCGGCGTGGGCGCTACCGAAGACAGCGTGAAAGATCGCGGGCGCTTCGATGTGACGAAGGATCCTGCCGACACCGCTTCCTTCAAAACTCCGACGCTTCGCAATGTGGCGCTGACTGCACCGTACTTCCATGACGGTAGCCGCAAGACGCTAAAGGAAGTACTCGACTTCTATATCGGCGGCGGCAACTCCAACCCGCATCTGGATAAGGAAGTCCACGCTCTCGACTTCCTGACTGCGCAGGAACGCGCCGACCTGATTGCATTTATGGAATCGCTTACGGGCGAGATGCCGAAGGATGTTGGGCCACTACCGCAACACGAACTGACAGCAACGCAATCCGGCAAATAAAAATGACCCGCGTCCCCCGACGCGGGTCGAAGTTATCAGAAGGTCACTTACGTCCTTGCCACCACAGCGGTGGCACCCCGGTTTGCGTTGTACGCATGCAGAGCTTCGATCATTGCCCGGATATTCTGGCCGGGCATTCCGGGACTGGTACCACCACCCAATGAGAGGATGATCCCCTCTCCCTGGGAGTCCTCAAGCACATCGAGCGTCGCGGCCTTCACCTCTTCCGGTGTGCCCCGAACGCCAATCTCCAGCGGATTCACATTGCCCATCAGACACATGCGATCCCCTACCCGCTGCTTCACTTCGCGAATGTTTCGCTGCTTTCCCCAGTTCAGCACGTTGAAGCCGACGTCGGGCAAATGGTTCAGGCAGGCGCCGACTTCCGCATCGTTGTGATAGACCTTGATCCAATCTTTTGGAAACGCGTCGCAGATTCGCTTCAGGTACGGATGAGCGAATTCGAGATACTTCTCTTCATTGATAAAGCCAACGATATCGTCGAGGATAAAGATGCTTTCGACGGTGTCGCCCAGAACCTTGTGCTGCGCTTTCAGCCAGTCGATGACGACATTCGTGCAGAGGTCGATGAGCCGGTGAGCGCCGGCAGGGTCCTTGCGAATGTCCATCATGAACTTCTGTGTCCCGCGAACGAAACCCGCCGTGCAGAGAGGGCCGCGAGCGGTGATCATGGGCAGCGTGTAACCTGCGTCGAGAATGCGCTGCTTCACCATGCTCATGTGATGAAGCGTGAGGGCGGCGTACGAGTCCACTTCCACTTCGTACTTGGAAATCTTATCGATGTCTTCGAGGCGATACAGAGTCGCTTCCTCGCTAGGAGTGGTATTGGGCCAGAACTTGATCTTCGCGCCGAGAATGGACGGCTCGGCGGCCATACCGAATTCCATCCACCAGGACGGGACAAAGATGACCTCAGGAAATTCATGCATGATCGTCAGGTTCGAGCGGAACCAGAGGTCGAGATCAAGGTAGTAATCGAGATGTTTGAGGCCGAGATAACCCGGGACCCATGGGCTGTCGATAATCATGGCCATGGGTATCTGGCTGAGTTTCTCGAGGCGGGCTGCTTTCTTAAAGGTCTCCCACTGTTGGGGAAGCATAATGACTCCAGCTACGTTTGTTCGATGTCCGAACTATTGAAATCCGGCGACAGATTACCACTGTGCGGGTGGAAGTCAATTGCACAGGTCACAGAGGAAAGTGTACGACTGAAGCGGTTTAGCTCGGTGCGATGTCGATGGATGTTCCGCTCGCATCATGCGATGGTCGCGCAAGGCGCAAGCAATCGTCGCGCAACGCGCTAGTTTTGGTTAGAATCAAGGCACGGCCCTGTAGCTCAGATGGATAGAGCAGCGGTTTCCTAAACCGTTGGTCGGCAGTTCGACTCTGCCCAGGGCCTCCATTCCTGGACCCCTTACAAAACAACATGGATGTCTTCCTTGCGGGCATTTGAATCGCGTCACTAAACGCACCAACTAAATATTTCCTATCACGAAATGAGTCCCAATTCGGGACTGCACTCAAAAACGTGGATTTTTCACGCCTTGTGACCTCCTGCGAGGGGGACAATCTCGACTAGGAAACGATCCCTTCAGGTGTAAACACCCAATCCATGCGGTTCGGCTCTTGTCTCAACGACCCTAGATACTCGTTGGAGGTCGATATGAGTTTCTCGAAACCGTTGTTTCACAATGTACTTCCCTTGCTTGCACTTGTCGTATGTTCAATTGCCTCGGCACGTGCAGGTGACTGGGCAGTATTTTGTCCAGATTCAAAAATCAATGAAGTGTTAAACGCTTTGGACAGCATTGGGCCTCACACGATATGGATCGCGGGCACCTGCAATGAAAACATAACCATCGCACAGAGACACAACGTAACTCTGCGGGACATGCCTCCTTGGACGGCATCCATCGTGGCAGCGGATCCAGCAATGCCTACGGTCGGAGTCTATTCCTCTCACGGCGTGACGCTGGAGAACTTGACGATCGAAAATGGTGCACCGGGGTTGCTGGTAACTCAGCAATCGCAAGTGGTCCTGCGCAACTCTGTCGTGCAGAAGAACGCACCCAATGGTGTTGATGTGCTTATCGGATCCGTTCTCGAAGTAGATGGAGGGTCGATCATCGACAACCAGAGGAACGGCTTGCGCACGGACAGCTCAGTTGTATGGGTGGGCCCGGAACGTTTGTTCATCGCGCGGAATCTTGGAGGCGCGGGGCTCAACGTTGTTGCCAGCGACATCGAGGTAAACAACGGCGCTCTCACGGTGGAGGACAACAACACTGCTGTTTCGGTCGTGAGTGGTCGGTTAACTCTATTCGGCCCTGCTACTGGGGATGGAGTGATCTTTCAAAACAACAAGGCAGGCCTGAACTTTGTGAACGCATCTGCATTTCGTGTGGCCAGTGCCTTTGTCATTCGCAACAACGGACAAATCGGAATACGAATGGCGGGCAGTTCCGCGCAAATCGGTAGCCCAGGAGTAATCGAAGGACACTCGATTAACGGAGTGTCGGTCGGTAGCCTCAGTCGCTTCACCATTACGGGCGGTATGACACGAATACAAAACAATGGCAACAGCACCAACCCTGAACGCGGCGGAATCCGGCTTGATGGCGGTGCATCGCTGGACGCGACAAACATCACAATCTCCGAAAACGGCGGTTTCGGCTTGCTGGCGATACAAAATAGCAGGATGACGATCGGCGATGCGACGATCTCAAACAATTCCGACGCCGGAGTTACGGTCAGACGCCTTTCGAGCGCGCATTTCGATAATCCGCCGGTGATCAGTTCCAGCGGTCGAGCATCGATTGTTTGCGATACCACTTCGTTGGTCAGTGGGAACCTAACCGGCGTGGCCGGCATTGATTGCAGCCGCATCGAACGCGAAGTTGGGCCACCACACGATGGCACAGTACATTAATTGCAGGGTGGCCAACTACGTCGGCACAAACATGAGAAGGCCATCGTCTGCGGTGGCCTTTTCACACCAATTATGGGTGTAGAAATGGGAGCTCTGTCTATTCCGCCCTCTAGGCTTCCACAAGTTCCTGAGTGATTTCTTTTGGCGCAAGATTAGAAGAGTTCTTCTTGGTATCTGCCGGGCGGCAGTCCACGGTGCCGAGAATGTCGTCGTGCATGTCGGCACGGCGGCGATTCTGCACGATGCCCTCTACGAGCCTTTGCGCACGCGGGTTGAGTACGGCCACAGGAAGAATGCGGAAGTGGCGGAAGATCCAGGCGAGACAGAGCCGCTCAAAGAACGTTGGACAGAGATAGACAGGCCCTGCGCTTGTAACTACTTCAAGTACTCCATTAAGAATTCTGCCAGATGACATGACCGCATTCCTGATCTGATGTTACGGAAAACCGGTCGGGGAGAACGGCTGAAAATCATACACCTGCACGATTTTTGGGGCAACAGAATTAAAGCTGAAGTTTAACTTTAGGTTTCCCCGCCGGTTGCGGGCTGATCGAGGTACTTAATAAAGACGACCTCGTTCTGTTTCTCGTTGAAAACCAGTTCGTCGGCCATGGCTTTCACCATCAGGAGCCCGAATCCCCCAGGGCGAATTCCCTTCTCGGCCCTGACGGTCGTATGGGTAATGAGGTCGCCCCCGGCGTGGCCGACGGCTGCGTGAGCCAGTTCCTCAAACTTGAAACCCGGGCCCGGATCGGATATCCGGTACTGGAGCATGCGGGGAGTCCGCAGATAGGAGATGCGGACGCGCCGAGTTGGGTCGAGTCCTCCGCCCCACTCGACCGCATTCATCAGCAATTCCCGGAAACACTGGGCGACGGAGTCTCGTAATTCTTCGGGCAGACCGGTGATCTGCCGCATGAACTGGTCCACCCGCTCGGCCGCGTTTCGTGAGCACGGCACCGACAGTTCGAACCACTCTGGCTTCGCGGAGATCACCTCTATGGCCGGCAGTCTAGGCGCCTCCAATGATTCCCGCACGAGATGCACCAATTCCTTGGGGTCGAAGGGCTTCCGAACGTAGCCGTAGGCCTGGTCCTTAACGGCGCGGAGCACGCTTTCGGAGGTCTCGTCGGCGGTGATGATTAGGAACCGGGGACCGTCTTCCGAGTAATACCGCTCGAGCAACTCCATACCGTTGAAGTCGGGTAAACCGAGATCCAGGAGGACTAAATCCCAACTCCGACGGAGTAAAAGGTCCTCGGCTTCGGCCCCGGTTCCACAGGTTTCAACGTCCAGATCTTCGTCATGGAGGAGTCGCAAAAGAAGGCGGCACAACTCCGGATCGTCGTCTACGATCAGAATAGCTTTGCGTACCGGCCCCATGTTGCAGCATCATATTCCCCTGCTCCCCTGAAGGCCATTCCCTAAATGGCCAAAGTAATCCGGTTTCGGGCCCCTTTCGCACACGGTTTTCCTAGCAAGGATTGGAAAATGATGCCTCTTCGCCATCGGCCAAAGAAGAAAGGACTCAAACTCGTGACCAGCCCAAAAAAGGAACTCATGCCTGATGCCGTAGTGCCCAACGGTGATGCGGAACAGTCGGGCGCCAGTGTCGATAAAATCCGCGACATACTCTTCGGACCCCAGATCAAGAATTACGAGGCGCGCTTCGTTCGGCTAGAGGAAACGCTCGCGCGCGAAAACGCCCAGATCAAGGACATGATGGCGCGCCGTTTCGAGTCGCTCGAAGGCTTCGTAAAAAAGGAGACGGAAGCACTGGCGTCGCGGATCAAGGCTGAGCGCGACGAACGCAGCGAAGCCGCGCGCGACCTGGCGCGAGATCTGAAATCCGCCACCGAAGCACTTACGAAGAAAATCGTCGAACTGGATAACAAGACCGCGGAAGCCCAGAGCGGACTTCGCCAAGACCTGCTCGCGGAATCGCGCAAGCTGCTGGATGAGATCCGCCGCCGCAGCGATGAACTGACTTCTCTGCTTGAAAAGCGAACTGCCGAGCTGCGTGCCGACAAGGCTGACCGGTCGTTGATCGCGGCGTTGTTGGCCGATATGGCGATGCAGATTTCCGGCGAACCGGAAGGCAACAAGAAGAAGGTGGCGCGCGCCGGACGCGAAGATTAACAGCCATGGCAAGTTCCACCGCATCGGGTGTGACGCCGGAATCTCCCGGCGCCAACCATAATCCGCACTCGCTCGCCGAGCTGCGCGAGTTGATCGTCGGCCCGGAACAACGCGAGCTTGCAGACTTGCGCGCACGGCTCGATGATCCGGAGCTTCGCACACAAGATTTGAGCCAGATCGTGGCCGAAGCCATTGCGTTGCGCGCCCGGCACGACCGAGCCATGCTGCGCACGCTTCAGCCGATGATCGAGGAGGCGCTGCGAATCTCGGTTGAACGCGATCCGAAGATCATTGCCGATTCGCTATTCCCTATCATCGGACAAGCCGTGCGAAAGGCCGTAGCGCACTCGCTGCGAGGGATGGTCGAGTCGCTGAACCATATCCTCGAACGGAGCTTCTCCCTTGAAAGTCTGAAGTGGAGGTTTGAGGCACTCCGGACCGGCAAGTCGTTCGGCGAAATTGCATTGATGCGCAGCTTGCGTTTCAGGGTGGAACAGGTCTTTCTGATCCACCGCGAGACCGGATTGCTGTTGAACCACGTAGCGGCAAAAGGAGCGGTGGTTCAGGATACGGACCTCGTATCCGGAATGCTGACGGCGGTACAGGATTTCGTGCGCGACTCGTTCACCGGCGGCAAGAGCGAGGAGTTGGAGACCATGCAGGTCGGTGAATACGTCGTTTGGGTGCAGCATGGGCCGTCGGCACTACTCGCGGCCGTGGTTAGCGGGGCCGCACCTCCCGACTTGCGCAACGTTTTTCAAAAGGCGCTCGAAGGTATTCACGCCGACTTCGCGGCACAGCTCAGCAGTTTTTCGGGCGACAGCTCATCGGTTGCCGATACCACGCCCAGACTGCAAGCGTGTCTGCTTGGAAGCCAGGCCGCGAAGCCAAAGCATTCCTACCGATGGGTCTGGCCGGTGGCATTGCTCACGATCATCATCGTCGGGGGATCGTTCTATCTCATCCGGCAGCGAATGCGGTGGAATGCCTACGTTGAACGTTTGAGCCGTGAGCCGGGGATCATTCTGGCCTCCGAGCAGCGCGGATGGAATTCGTACTCGGTGGTCGGACTACGCGATCCCCTTGCGGCCGATCCTGAGGTACTGTTGAAGGAATCTGGCGTGAATCCTGAAAAAGTGCATTCACGCTGGGAGCCATACTCTTCTCTCGATCCGACATTCGCTACCGCACGCAAGCTTCTGAATACCCGCGATGCCATCGAGCAGCAGGTGATTCGATTTGCCGTAAGCTCATCGACACTCGATGCCGCGGAACTCGCAAAGCTCGATATGATCCAGGCGCAGATTTCGTTCCTGGCCAGGCAGGCAAAGAGCATGTCGAGCCCGGTGACGATCCAGATCACCGGACACACGGACCGTAGCGGGCAGGAGCTGGCGAATGCACTGCTCAGTCAGCGGCGTGCCGAGGAAGTTCGAAAGGCACTGATCGCGCGGGGCATGCCTCCTGAATTGCTTACCGTGCAAGGCGTGGGAGCGACCCGCCCGGCGGAATCGCAATCGGATTCCTATCTCGAGGACCTCAACCGGCGAGTGACATTTTCCGTAAACCTGCCTTCTCTCAAGGTCGCACCATGATTCAGAAAAAGATCTGCATGGTCGGCGCATTCGGCGTAGGCAAGACAAGCCTGGTATCGCGCTTCGTTCACAGCATCTTCAGTGAGAAGTATCAGACGACTGTTGGGGTAAAGATCGATAAGAAGCAGCTCACTATTGATGGCGAGGAAGTCACGCTGGTGCTGTGGGACTTGGCCGGCGAAGACGCACTCACCACGGTAAAGCCCGCGCACTTGCGTGGCGCGTCGGGATATCTACTCGTGATCGACGGCACCCGCAAAAGCACCCTCGATGTAGCCATCAGCCTTCAGCAGCGGGCTCGAGAGGCCGTGGGTGACGCACCCTTCATCGTTGTAATCAACAAAGCCGATGTCCAGGAAAGCTGGGAGATAAAGGACGCCGACCTCGGATCGTTAACGGCGTTGGGTTGGGACGTGGTGCGCGCCAGCGCAAAGAACGGCGAGGCCGTGGAATACATCTTTCTTGAAATTGCGAAGCAGATGTTGAGAAAGGATCATGCCGAACAGCACTCCACAGCGGGCGCCTGAAGAGGCAGTCCAATTCGACCTTCTGTCTGCATTGGACATCGCCCTGTTCGAGCGAGTAGGCGGATCGTATCGCGTAATTGGGAGTCCGCCCGAATGGCTCACGCGGCTTATGCCGGAATGCACTTCCGATCAGCAGTTCGACATTGCCGCTCGGTTTCCGCTGCTGGAAGTCTTCCTGCCTGATGCGGAGGCGTTCTGGTCCGGCGCGGTGGAGTCGATTGCTCCTTCGGACTTGTGGACGGAACCGCTGGGCAACTCTGACATCCATCTTCAGGCACGCGCAATTCGAAACGGCGACCGTGCCTTCCTGCTGATAGAGCGCGCCGATACCATCTATCGCGAGCACCAGTTGGTACTTCAGTACGCGCACGAGACATCGCTTCAGAATGACACGATCGTGCGTCTGGACGGCGAGGTGCAGCGGGCGAACCAGGCTAAGAGCGACTTCCTCGCCAACATGTCTCATGAAATCCGCACGCCCATGAACGCGATTCTGGGAATGGCCGACGTGCTCGCGGAAACTTCGCTCGACTCCGACCAGCGCAATTACGTGCAGACCTTTCAGCGTGCTGGCAACAATCTGCTCAGCTTGATC
Encoded proteins:
- a CDS encoding NEW3 domain-containing protein → MAYRPQYTFIFLLLSFCFVLTASAKDNQLTPAQVAAKVAQAERLTLSLSASVDEYKSAPNSEKSQKLMNARGLAKQRAAVMSELMRQAPADALRLLAPAGLRSSLPAADQGSVEAPVTLDGEMEVLIEERNDGSHHDHFFLKTARERLELHFGANKPYQLRGGDKVRVKGSRLNTDVLMRSGTDSSSVQTLALATPNTFGAQSTLVILVNFQDNTSQPYTPAYAYDVVFNTTSKFDMENSQNQTWLTGTVAGWFTLPMSNSTCDYNQIATLGDQAAQNAGYNLSQYPRRVYGFPSGSCGWWGLGNVGGNPTHAWINGTFSLAVVGHEMGHNLGLWHARSYDCGTTTLAAGCSIGEYGDNFDIMGNGYYEHFSAFQKERLGWLNYGSSYPLLTVQSSGTYTIEPYAAMTSGYKALKILKSTDSSGYKTWYYVEFRRPVGFDAMGIIANNSNVSNGVLVHTGYEGNGNSANLLDMQPTSTGWSGPALSVGQTFSDPDSGVAVTLASSSSTGATLNVSLTGAPCTKSNPAVSLSPSQSQWMAPGSTATYTLSVKNNDSTNCSAATFNLANVVPSGWVGSLASSAIVVNPGTNASTSLKVTSPSGATSGYYNFTASAANSSATNYAASTTGTYVVSSSMGVTVSTAQTSYSRNTTVPISVSASANGGPVSGASVKVSVTKANGSVTNLSGTTGSNGTVTLNLRLKKQDSVGTYSVTATVTSGSISGTASSSFVVK
- a CDS encoding cytochrome c peroxidase; this translates as MNTRRILSSVLLLFTIVVLLLWYARSDRQVSARPVGQSIVIPTPLGLPPVPFPADNPPTAETVALGRQLYYDTSLSADNTIACSTCHDPAFGFSDPKPVSEGVLKRTGTRNSPTVLNSVYFSSQFWDGRAASLEQQAEGPMQNPVEMAHSLRGVEQKLTQNPRYAEEFRKAFGNGPITIQRVVNAIAAFERTVVSGNSPFDRWYYGKDEKAVSDSVKRGFEVFRDPHKGNCQTCHTVNENYALFTDNKFHNIGVGATEDSVKDRGRFDVTKDPADTASFKTPTLRNVALTAPYFHDGSRKTLKEVLDFYIGGGNSNPHLDKEVHALDFLTAQERADLIAFMESLTGEMPKDVGPLPQHELTATQSGK
- a CDS encoding uroporphyrinogen decarboxylase family protein, translating into MLPQQWETFKKAARLEKLSQIPMAMIIDSPWVPGYLGLKHLDYYLDLDLWFRSNLTIMHEFPEVIFVPSWWMEFGMAAEPSILGAKIKFWPNTTPSEEATLYRLEDIDKISKYEVEVDSYAALTLHHMSMVKQRILDAGYTLPMITARGPLCTAGFVRGTQKFMMDIRKDPAGAHRLIDLCTNVVIDWLKAQHKVLGDTVESIFILDDIVGFINEEKYLEFAHPYLKRICDAFPKDWIKVYHNDAEVGACLNHLPDVGFNVLNWGKQRNIREVKQRVGDRMCLMGNVNPLEIGVRGTPEEVKAATLDVLEDSQGEGIILSLGGGTSPGMPGQNIRAMIEALHAYNANRGATAVVART
- a CDS encoding right-handed parallel beta-helix repeat-containing protein, which translates into the protein MPTVGVYSSHGVTLENLTIENGAPGLLVTQQSQVVLRNSVVQKNAPNGVDVLIGSVLEVDGGSIIDNQRNGLRTDSSVVWVGPERLFIARNLGGAGLNVVASDIEVNNGALTVEDNNTAVSVVSGRLTLFGPATGDGVIFQNNKAGLNFVNASAFRVASAFVIRNNGQIGIRMAGSSAQIGSPGVIEGHSINGVSVGSLSRFTITGGMTRIQNNGNSTNPERGGIRLDGGASLDATNITISENGGFGLLAIQNSRMTIGDATISNNSDAGVTVRRLSSAHFDNPPVISSSGRASIVCDTTSLVSGNLTGVAGIDCSRIEREVGPPHDGTVH
- a CDS encoding response regulator, whose product is MGPVRKAILIVDDDPELCRLLLRLLHDEDLDVETCGTGAEAEDLLLRRSWDLVLLDLGLPDFNGMELLERYYSEDGPRFLIITADETSESVLRAVKDQAYGYVRKPFDPKELVHLVRESLEAPRLPAIEVISAKPEWFELSVPCSRNAAERVDQFMRQITGLPEELRDSVAQCFRELLMNAVEWGGGLDPTRRVRISYLRTPRMLQYRISDPGPGFKFEELAHAAVGHAGGDLITHTTVRAEKGIRPGGFGLLMVKAMADELVFNEKQNEVVFIKYLDQPATGGET
- a CDS encoding OmpA family protein, which encodes MASSTASGVTPESPGANHNPHSLAELRELIVGPEQRELADLRARLDDPELRTQDLSQIVAEAIALRARHDRAMLRTLQPMIEEALRISVERDPKIIADSLFPIIGQAVRKAVAHSLRGMVESLNHILERSFSLESLKWRFEALRTGKSFGEIALMRSLRFRVEQVFLIHRETGLLLNHVAAKGAVVQDTDLVSGMLTAVQDFVRDSFTGGKSEELETMQVGEYVVWVQHGPSALLAAVVSGAAPPDLRNVFQKALEGIHADFAAQLSSFSGDSSSVADTTPRLQACLLGSQAAKPKHSYRWVWPVALLTIIIVGGSFYLIRQRMRWNAYVERLSREPGIILASEQRGWNSYSVVGLRDPLAADPEVLLKESGVNPEKVHSRWEPYSSLDPTFATARKLLNTRDAIEQQVIRFAVSSSTLDAAELAKLDMIQAQISFLARQAKSMSSPVTIQITGHTDRSGQELANALLSQRRAEEVRKALIARGMPPELLTVQGVGATRPAESQSDSYLEDLNRRVTFSVNLPSLKVAP
- a CDS encoding Rab family GTPase, giving the protein MIQKKICMVGAFGVGKTSLVSRFVHSIFSEKYQTTVGVKIDKKQLTIDGEEVTLVLWDLAGEDALTTVKPAHLRGASGYLLVIDGTRKSTLDVAISLQQRAREAVGDAPFIVVINKADVQESWEIKDADLGSLTALGWDVVRASAKNGEAVEYIFLEIAKQMLRKDHAEQHSTAGA